The Choristoneura fumiferana chromosome Z, NRCan_CFum_1, whole genome shotgun sequence DNA window caaaaagaggggagttataagtttgaccgctccgtgtgtctgtgtgtctgtttgtgtcactgtagctcttaaacgggtggaccgatttgaatgcgtttttttatttgaaagcagatttcctagcgatggttcttagacatgttttatcaaaataagttcagccgttttcgtgatattgaactttgaagtgacaaagtttaaaaattaaaaacttaccaACTTCTGGTTGGTAAGGTTATTATATTCCGACTATATATACCTTAACGGGTGGTAAATCGACGTTCTAATAATcagacaaatttattttttgaaagtggtattttttatacatcgCCATATTTCTTTATAGTCCATAGTCGCAAGAGCGAAACCATGCGAAACgatcgctgactcagcattatccTGAGGCGTTATAcacctgcagcgctgattttccgccagaaccgtctgtgacttaCGGTTGATGcatacgaatgtttgtgcttgagtcttggatgtttgtatgtatttaagtatgtataatatttacctttatatgtatgtctacccgttgtcTAGCGCCCATATAGTACATACAacctttgcttaatttggggctttgttcaatgagggctatcgttttttgcctcactagatggcgcacggttgcgtgaggtttttaagtatggctttcaaagtctgttattacgggcgtgaaaacaaagtttagattaaaatcatatttaatacaccttaaaaccgtaccataaaaatatcgagcatgccacagtgttgcatgcccgttttgttcggaaaaatgggaggacaaaggtttccgaaagacaaaactgtctcaaaacacagacattaatttcGGAACGcgtatttgccataattaatttcagatattgcaaacatttcggagacctcacgctacactagcgcctctagtggcgaattcatacgcgatagccctcattggtgtaaTCTGTCCCAAGATATTACTATTATATTGTTATTGAAGACCAAGGTGGTTTGTTCCCAGCGCCCCTGCCTCCCGAGTTGTTGGATATCCCGGATAACCTGCTCCAGAGATCTGGCAGCGATGGCACCATCGAGGAGAACTTCGAGGAGGAACTCGCTACCAAACTCGAGGAGATTTATACGGAGGTATAaccttatatatataaaagagtAACAGGACCTATCTTACAGTCGTGACTGTTAGATAAAACACTGCTTAGCTTATGGGTGTTAGCGCATTTTGCCGAAATCACGTGCTCGCAATTTTGTTTCAGTTACTAATAGGGCAGAAGTACTGGTTTTGGCCAgcttaagcccgtttttggccagttgaaaTTTGCGGTCacatataaaaagttatagtattaaaataatatgtttacaatacaatacaataacaattattctttttttttcttttttttttttagtgagtttttaaaagtttataCTTGCTGAAACGAATAATtgatttcaaacgtatatttatttaaacaataactGGCCATAAAAGGTACAGTGGCCCCAAACGGTGCTTCTGCCCTAATACATTAGGCGAATGCCTCGGGCGGCATATTTAGGGGGCGGCAAAcaccataatttttttatggtatgtgtgaagttcccaatccgcactgggcccgcgcgggaactacggcccaagtgttctcattctgagaggaggactgtgcccagcagtgggacgtgtataggctgggatgatgatgataattccataacaaaaaaaatgtcgcacctacgattcggaccgattagaatgagtaggTACCCTTAATAAGAGGGCggcaaatagtagattgtacaacaagagcataaaacgagccattttacccgagacgctcagccagtacggcgagggtggatagacgtcgaggggaaaatgggtttaatacactgcttttcacttcgattgcgagaaaatgaaatagcaacagatgaaacaattgttcacttgctAGGTAGCTCTTATTTCTCATGCattgctaaataattatattgattttgatgatttttgatctggatgatttttttgattgatttttagttttatataaattaaaaactatttaaaaatatatagaaacttttttgtttgtggctgttggcaCCTGactgccttggtcttagacgaatattttagtaattttatgtcgcctaaatccagcataaacacgaacttttcgagcatgagaagtgaaaattttcttttttggcTGATAcctacccacgctacgccactggatgGCACTTCGGTCACGTACTCGTATCTTTGGCATAGTGTGCCTGCTTAGCTGGTCGCGATGCGTGCgacagatgatgatgaagaggtaAAGACAGGAGATGTTCAAGAGGTTTATTAAATGTAAGATAGAAGGCACAATTGTGCCTTCAAGATCCCTTAGAGGGTTAAGCAAAACAGGATACAAATGTGCGATGAAACTGGTTATAAAACACTGTAagtagccgcgtatccattagagcagcctcaggccgagcaccgcgagccgagccatattttgtcggttttttggccgtgctcaaaggagcctcagtctgagccgtgcctttggcagcgtctccacttgcgcggcctcggagcgaggcagccgctcggcccgaggctgcctctagtggatacgtgGCTAATAACTGTTAACTGTTATGATATATGTATGATCGAATAGCTATcgatgtcaaaataataaaaatatttagcacgtCCTTATATTATGGCTGCTGATCTGAGAatgatttttgacataaaaacaaagtgttgaatttgaaagtacagtggatattcgaaaattgaaattcgagttgaatttttaaaacgaaccaAAACATGCAATGAGGAAGAGGTTAACAATAGACAAGGCTTGATCAGCCTTGTTACAAGTTACAAGCTTGGACACTAATTCCTGCTTAAATCCGTTTGAGTTCCTAATCGAATGCTTATCCGTTGAGATCGCGGCGATATCCCTGGACGACAGTTTCGCGGAGCTGAACGACAGCGGACTCGTGGAGGTGGTCGGCGACGATGAGATCGGACGCCGCATCATCGTCGTGTCCGCGTGCCGGCTGCCGCCAAACAAGGACCAACACCCGGATTTGCTGCTGAGGTAAGTTAGTGACGTACTTAACGAATATCCGCATTCGCGTTCGCGAATATTCGCAcgttttttgacattcgtaTTCGTAAAATGTATGCGGCTATTTATGGAATATGTaattgagagggacggtacgatacgaacttcgaatttcgtagtagccccccagtccgcaactccgctccgcatAGCCCTCGCTCCGCTCTGTTGTATGTATTactatggccgctataacaacatatacccatacaacaaacgtgtttttttttgcggtttttttttcttgatattaataatggcaacaggtagatgcttgaaatattcacagaatatttaaatgtatattcaatttataaataaataatcaaattaaaaaaactaaatatttaaagggggctcccatgcAACAAACTTGATATATTTGCCGtgtttttgcttatgtctaatgttgtatagataatggtacagaaccattcgtgcgcgagtccgactcgcgcttggccgatTTTTGTTTCTACTCTGTGAATAAACATATCTTTCCGCAGGTACCTCATGTTTACTCTTGACAAGTACGTCGAGCAAGACTACAGTCTCGTCTATCTCCACTGCGGTTTGACTAGAAACAACAAGCCACCAACCTCATGGCTCTGGAAAGCCTACAAAGCCTTCGACAGGAAATATAAAAAGAATCTGAAAGCATTATATCTGGTTCATCCGACAAATTTCATAAGGATAGTCTTCCAGATGTTGAAGCCGGCGATCAGCGTAAAGTTTGGAAGGAAGGTCATGTACTTCAACTATCTGCACGAACTTCAGCCGCATTTGGATTTGGATAAGCTGAGCATACCGCAGCAAGTTTTAGAGtaagaacatttttttagatTGCGAACTTGATAAGGCGATAAAAATTATACGTAAGAAACTCAAgaaagatgacctgttgtatgtagtagtgcacatcTGCAACAGTAGTGTGGTAGTGCAGTGTTGTAGTGTAGCGGTATAATGTTTACTTggtttttctctctttcttttctttcacaGAATTGATATAGGACTTTTCTAATATTCGTAGAAACGTGTCCGTATAGATTCTATAGATACAACAGGGCATCTTCTTAACTTTTTACCAATAAGTCAATCGAGTCCATTACAAACATATATTTGCAGGCCGTTGGTTGTGTGGTCAAACCcgacatcaaaatttactgttgaaaaaaaaaaacactagaaattttaattaaatcggCCCACATCcccccactgctgggtaaaggcctccGTATGCAAACGCCTATGTAGAAGTTTAAATTCGAAGTTTTAACGAATTATTAGATCTTGTTTGGTTTGACAATACAACACTCGGCAAGCGTgtcaaaaaaacacaatatgGACAAACCTAACGCCACATGGACGGCAACTATCTTAAATATTGGTAATAGTACGTTTTatgcagtttttctttttttttaatagtaaaaaatgcatttatggATTTACGAAAATTCGTCGAACAaatcaaaaattacaaaaacttaaCTCATCTTCTATTATGAAACAGATCGTGAGGGTTCTTGATAGTGCTTATTTATATCTACAactcctttttttttcaaatatatttttggatCCCACAAATAGGTCATTATTGCTGAATTCACAGTTATACAGGTATTAACCTACCAACCCCGTCACAGGTACGATCAGCTGTTGCTCCAGAAAAATCCGAAGGCGTCCGAAATAGCACGACAGTTGGCTGAAAAGAAGCCCCCCACGAGCCAGCAGAGCGGCGACGAGGCGCGCAAAGTGGGCCTCTCTCCCCCTCCCACGCAACAGTTCGGGGTTTCCCTCCAGTTCATAAAGGAGAACAATTCCAATATGGTGGACTCCATCCCGCCTGTTGTTAGGCAATGCGTGGAGTTCTTGTCGCAACCTGATGGTTAGTCActtttcctactaatattatggctgcgaaagttttttttgctgatggtaggacctagtgcaggGTCCGTctggatcgctaccaccatcttactcgttaATCCTAccgccaagcagcagtgcttgcactgttgtgttctggtgaggagagtaagacagccggtgaaattactggcacaagaggcattttatcttagccctctaggttggtaacgcacctgcaatccctctggttttgcgggtgtccatgggcagtggtgatcacttacgaTCAGGTGgcccatttgctcgtttaccTTCCTTTGACATAAAAGTGTGAGTATGCGTGTAATATAACGCTTTAcacttttgtgattttcactcactagtcaaaataccacaaacagaactactaaaacacacgagtaatatttacctcgacgtttcaggtacgtacccgtggtccaactaatTTGTCCAACccggaaatattatatttacatttatttatataaatattatattttaatacaaaaataggtaggttagtTAGGTAACTTCAGTTGTCCGAAGGGCAAAATACCCAGAAAGAGGAGATCCGCCCAAGGGCGTCGAAAAGCAGTTGGACAAACTATAGTTGGACCGCGGGTACGTCAcggacgtttcgaccacattacagtgtcatttctactcaagagtGGTGCGTGAAGcggttaaaataataaagcacATAAaattcaaccgggacgatggatacaagctttcatcttcgtggaatcctgttataaataaatgtcggcgtcgggatgaatgttcggagggacgatcgcacgttgttagtgttgtgtgtcggtgtgatggggtgacaaataaaaattaccaagtgcgggtagttcgagatacgagtgccggtactatttgtgatcaagtgcgggtagttcgaagcactcgcgctgctaggcagacttgacaccccacacttcagtctactcgtgaccacggccactgtaatgtggtcgaaacgtcgaggtaaatattactcgtgtgttttagcgtgaaagtcCTGTTTGAGGAATTTTGACTGCGTTTATtgcttgttactccttcatgttaaaattggtatgtagagaCGATGTCTGGAATAATAAAACACgacaatagtaagcgataccttttcataatcaatttcactatgatttccttgacaaaagtatgagatgtcaacatgtcATTAGTAGCACGAAGGTTCCACACTGGGTCGTGATtcatttgttcgactgtacatacggAGAAAACAACAGAGTAAGCATGGTACATATTTGTTGTGATATACCCACGTCTCGCCCTATctgcacaggcttcctctcacaAAGAAAGGGCTTTTAGATAGcgggtagatttttttttcgcatttttttttctagctcTCGAAACGGAGGGTATATTCCGGCGTTCAGCCAACATATCGGTGATCAAGGAGCTCCAACGGTCCTGCAACAAGGGCGAGCCGATATCCTTCAGGAACTGCCCGCACAACGCCGCCGTGTTGCTGAAGACATTCTTGAGGGACCTTGAGGAGCCTTTGCTGACATTCGACCTGTACGAGGAAATACTGAAGTTCCAATGTGAGtattctaattgtaaataaaaggAGGAGGGTTGATCATTTGATCAAGCAatgatataatattttgaaaaaaataggtacagtcaccagcaccaatcgTCACTGCCGTGCGAAAGCCTTGTAACTACCAAAGATAtggtacagttaccagcaccaatGGTCACTGCCGTGTGAAAACCTCGTAAGTGGGCGAATATTAgggttttttttgtcattagtgTCTTCGCAGGTGAGGTAATGCCCAGGGTTGTATTCTTATGAAAATttaagacaataccgatgctgaaATTAGCGTGATTAAAATAACAAACGTAGGACACTAATGacgtttgaccgcgcggtcaaaacgctcgaatattcgcccAAGTACCAAAaatatggtacagtcaccagcaccaatcgTCACTGCCG harbors:
- the RhoGAP68F gene encoding rho GTPase activating protein at 68F, whose amino-acid sequence is MESEYQPKLGPVRAFQVLHGNSEADESFTSLSEYHDYEPRLEFDDSELTQPIPTDGLAPLPPELLDIPDNLLQRSGSDGTIEENFEEELATKLEEIYTEIAAISLDDSFAELNDSGLVEVVGDDEIGRRIIVVSACRLPPNKDQHPDLLLRYLMFTLDKYVEQDYSLVYLHCGLTRNNKPPTSWLWKAYKAFDRKYKKNLKALYLVHPTNFIRIVFQMLKPAISVKFGRKVMYFNYLHELQPHLDLDKLSIPQQVLEYDQLLLQKNPKASEIARQLAEKKPPTSQQSGDEARKVGLSPPPTQQFGVSLQFIKENNSNMVDSIPPVVRQCVEFLSQPDALETEGIFRRSANISVIKELQRSCNKGEPISFRNCPHNAAVLLKTFLRDLEEPLLTFDLYEEILKFQLWSNRDKPRHVKILILEWLPPDNYKLLKYIIQFLWKVQDRSCLNKMTSSNLAVVFGPNLSWPPNGQMSLQAIAPINSFVDFLLKNQETIFII